The Vicia villosa cultivar HV-30 ecotype Madison, WI linkage group LG1, Vvil1.0, whole genome shotgun sequence genome includes a region encoding these proteins:
- the LOC131644985 gene encoding polyphenol oxidase A1, chloroplastic-like: MASITPFSFNVISSNSNISPSSLFPLHKYSNYRKSSKRQVITCNGKNSNQNNPKEEQELPNIVGHRRDVLIGLGGLYGTFATNPFALASPISPPDLSTCGPPDLPLGATPNNINCCPPNSTKIIDFKIPSSNQALRVRQAAHLVNDEYLAKYKKAIQLMKALPSNDPRSFTQQANIHCAYCDGAYSQVGFPNLDLQVHNSWLFFPFHRWYLYFYERILGSLINDPTFALPFWNYDAPDGMQFPFIYTDSASPLYDKLRNASHQPPTLIDLDFNDVDSDVDASEQISNNLTIMYRQVVSNGKTSKLFLGNTYRAGDESDPGAGSLENVPHGPVHRWSGDNTQPNFENMGTFYAAARDPIFFSHHSNIDRFWSIWKTLGGKRKDFNDKDWLESGFLFYDENKNLVRVKVKDCLDSKNLGYVYQDVEIPWLNAKPTPKRAQKKVQVAQGKLFSTIGEAHAAEVNSRNYVKFPLVLDDVVSAIVKRPKKSRSKKEKEEEEEVLLIEGIEFEKNIAIKFDVFINDEDDKVIGPGNTEFAGSFVNVPHSSHGHKKKKINSCLRLGLTDLLEDLDVDGDDTIVVTLVPRCGKGLVKIKNIKIELED, translated from the coding sequence ATGGCATCTATCACACCTTTTTCCTTCAATGTTATCTCTTCAAACTCAAACATTTCTCCTTCTTCATTGTTTCCATTACACAAATATTCTAACTATAGAAAATCATCAAAACGCCAAGTGATCACATGCAATGGCAAAAATAGTAACCAAAACAACCCTAAAGAAGAACAAGAACTACCAAACATTGTAGGACATAGGAGAGATGTCCTTATTGGGCTTGGAGGACTTTATGGTACTTTTGCCACTAACCCTTTTGCCCTAGCTTCTCCCATATCCCCACCTGACCTTTCCACATGTGGTCCACCTGACCTACCCTTAGGTGCTACACCCAATAATATCAATTGTTGTCCACCAAATTCTACAAAAATCATAGACTTCAAGATCCCTTCTTCAAATCAAGCCTTGAGAGTAAGACAAGCAGCTCACTTAGTCAATGATGAATATCTAGCAAAATACAAAAAGGCCATTCAACTCATGAAAGCCTTGCCTTCCAATGATCCACGTAGCTTCACTCAACAAGCTAATATCCATTGTGCTTATTGTGATGGTGCTTATTCCCAAGTTGGTTTCCCTAACCTTGATCTTCAAGTTCATAACTCTTGgctcttttttccttttcataGATGGTACCTTTATTTCTATGAAAGAATCTTGGGTAGCTTGATCAATGATCCAACTTTTGCATTACCATTCTGGAACTACGATGCTCCAGATGGCATGCAGTTTCCCTTTATTTACACCGACAGTGCATCACCTCTTTACGACAAACTCCGAAACGCAAGTCATCAACCTCCAACACTCATAGACTTAGACTTTAATGATGTTGATAGTGATGTTGATGCAAGTGAACAAATCTCCAACAACCTTACTATAATGTATAGACAAGTTGTTTCCAATGGAAAAACCTCAAAACTTTTCCTTGGAAACACTTATCGTGCCGGCGATGAGTCCGATCCCGGCGCGGGATCATTAGAGAATGTTCCACATGGACCTGTTCATAGATGGAGTGGTGACAATACTCAACCTAACTTTGAGAACATGGGAACTTTCTATGCAGCTGCAAGAGATCCAATTTTTTTCTCTCACCATTCAAACATTGATAGGTTTTGGTCTATATGGAAAACACttggtgggaaaagaaaagaCTTCAATGACAAAGATTGGTTAGAATCAGGGTTTCTTTTCTATGATGAGAACAAGAATCTTGTTAGGGTTAAGGTTAAGGATTGTCTTGACTCAAAAAACCTAGGTTATGTTTATCAAGATGTTGAAATTCCATGGCTAAATGCTAAACCTACTCCAAAAAGAGCACAAAAAAAGGTGCAAGTTGCACAAGGAAAACTATTTAGTACTATTGGTGAAGCACATGCAGCTGAGGTTAACTCAAGAAACTATGTGAAGTTTCCATTGGTTTTGGATGATGTTGTGAGTGCTATTGTGAAGAGGCCAAAGAAATCAAGGAGTAAGAAagagaaggaagaagaggaagaggttTTGTTGATTGAAGGGATAGAGTTTGAGAAGAATATAGCAATCAAGTTTGATGTTTTCATCAATGATGAAGATGATAAGGTGATTGGGCCAGGGAACACTGAGTTTGCAGGAAGCTTTGTGAATGTGCCTCATTCTTCACATGGacataagaagaagaagattaatAGTTGTTTGAGACTTGGATTAACTGATTTGTTGGAAGATTTGGATGTTGATGGAGATGATACTATTGTGGTTACTTTGGTTCCAAGATGTGGGAAAGGACTTGTGAAAATCAAGAACATCAAGATAGAGCTTGAAGATTGA